The genomic segment CTGTCTGTAGCAGCGCTACACGTGAATGAATCGAAGTCCACCGTTATGTCTTGAACGTTTCTTTCATTGGCATTGTCAAAGCTATTTTTACCATGTAGCTGTTTAAGATGTTTCCTCAGAACGGGTTTATGCGCAAAAACCATGTCACAGTAGTTACATTTATGGGGCTTATCCCCACTGTGCAGGTTGAGATGGTCCTGTAAGGAACATTTCTGAGAGAAGGTTTTCCCACAGATCTTACATTGGAACGGTTTGATGCCTGCATGCACCCTCATGTGCCGGTGGAGATTGCCTTTCTGAGTGAATGTCTTGCCACAGAGCAGACACATGAATAGTTTATGCATCTTTAAGTGATTAGCATAGTTTTCCAGATGCCGAAATACTCTTGTGCACTTTGGGCACTGATGGTGCCACTGGAGGCCTTTGTCTATACCTCGGTTGTTAGGCCCAAACATATCTTTAGAGGCCAGAACGATGTTATCGCTGCCGGCATACGAAAGGGCATAGTTGTGGAGGTGGTTTTGCTCTATTTCACTTGCTCTGTTTTCAACGGTGGAGTTGATTAGAAAGTGTTGAGGCTCTGAGGAATGCAAAGCAGTTTgttcagaagaaataaactgGTTCTGATCCTTCTTGTTTCTAACTTCCGTTACCTCCCCAATGGACTCCACCTTGATGATCTGAATATCACTGTCCTCCATGTCCATACTGTCTTCTGAGGGCTGGATACAAGGTGAATCTTGTGGAAGAGAGTCTTCATCTTCTGGGTGTTCCTTCAGCTCGGAGGAGTCGCTTTGCTGTTCGCATTCCTTGCTCTCCAACGGCTGCTTCGGTTTGATGAACTTCCAGAGCGCCTGTGTGCAGCGTTCCACGATGTGGCTCATCTGCAGAAAGCTTGCAGCAGTTAAGTAGTTTACCAGTTCCATTTCGGGAAACTCCAGAATGCCACTGTAACAGGATAAAAGCAACTGCCTCCCCACTTCCGAACTTTGCAGTATGGAGATTTTTACATCTCTGGAGTCATTTAATAAGAACTGATCTCTTAAAAAGGGAGAGCCAGCAGCAAATACAATTTTATGCCCGTGAACTTCAACATCATCTATATGGACCACAACATcacaaaatttgttttcttccctcagcttgttcattttctgtaacattgAATCTCCATAATTGTCAAACTTGAAGTGAAGAATGTCTGATCTTTCTGACATTTTGGCACAcctaaagaaaagcagcaaggaaaaaaaaagcaagtgagaaactaaaaactaaaaagTTTCTAGAATGCAAGTCAGAAGGTTCTAAAGTAAATCGTGCTCAATGAGACACCATGTTTTGCCCTAGGTAAACAGTCAAGCACGTTAgactttaaaactgaaaaaaaaaaaaaaatcaggtttgcACGTTGCCTTGcagttacatttttgtttttaatttgatgcAGGCTGAATATGAAGTAGAAATGATGACAGAAATCCTCTTGAGGCAGTATCTTAAAGAGTTAAGATGTTTTCCACACTCCTTGTATGGAATTTAAAAGGAAACTCTAGAAGTATTTTTAGCAGTCTTAACTCTTTTTAAGTTTTGCTTCCATATTGCAACTCTTGAGATTTTGTCTTTACCAAATACAACAATGTTCCCTTAGCTTCTTTAGCTTGATTTACTTTTGCACTAAGTAGCTTTCATAACACATTAATTCAAGGAGAGATAGAACCTGGAACCTGCCAGACAGAGAATTCCCTCTTAGTTGTCTATCTACTACATACTACTCATAAGAGTTACAGTTCCTCTAAGACACTTCATGATTTTCAGGAGTATTGATATAGGAGAAATTGTCTCACTGGAAGTAACTAATTTTGGCTAACCTGAATTTTATAGACAGGACTACACAAGCACTTCTGCAGCACTGGGTTGAAGTGACTGTTTCACATGgccctgaagtttttttttaaggatttttttttttttttcctgggggaggaaggcagggggTAAGCCTGATGTTTtttaagatttaagaaaaaatctcCTGTATGACCCCTCATTATATAAATCACACTTTCTAGCCTCCCTGCTTTGAATACCTGGGGAATGTAGGAAGTCTTGTTTCTTGTCTTCTTCCTTGAAAGATCACTCCTCTAGGAAGTTTGTTCTTCTCTGATAGTATTTGGGAACGAAGAACAGTAACCTTTCATAAGACAAGTATcaatattttgtctttcaaCAGTTCTCTTAAGAACCCATAACGCTACACTGATTCTTGATGAAACTGTTAAATAATCCTGCCAGAGAGCTGGGATTGCAGGAAGTGAACAAATCACAGGAGACTAAATGATGCACGGTTTGGTGAGATaaagtaacaaaacaaagcaaaacttaCACCTCACCACTATTACGAACACCACATAAAGCTTGAAAAGAAGCTTTGAAGTTTATAGATAAAAGCAGATGCTGCTCTCTTGGGGCATGAAATATTAGGTCAATGAACACAACAGGAAACAGTCATGCCTAGTGTAAGTGAACGAATAAACAAGACAGGGGACCAAGAACATTTTAAGCAGTGTTTGGTGATGCTGTTGTCAGAGTTGTTTCAATTTCGGGATCAGGCATAATTCTGAGCCTCACTACTTGAATGCATCAAGTCTAACTTCCAGCATACGACACACACAAACTACAAACAGATTTCAAGAGTTTTCAGAAACAAGGCACcgacagaagcagcagcagcaccgtcTGAGGCACAATCCTGTTAAACCTACAGAAGGGAAAGCCACGGGGCTCTCGGTCACCCTGTGGCCAGCGCTGCCTGCCCCATCTGCTCTGCAGGACAACAAGGCTGCAGCAAACAACTTCGGTGAATTTCAGCAATTATCAAACGACTTTTTCCCGTTATTCTGTAGAAAGCTCCGAGCTCTACGCGTGAGCCTGCCCCGGGTTACCCGGGCCGAGGCAGCGCCGATCCAGCTGCCGGAGCacggctgtgccagccccttccccgcggtgtccccccggtgtccccccggCTCGGGGACTGGGGCCCGGCCACGCGCAGACCCCGGGGACCCCACGGCACAGCCCGGGCCGAGCCGCGGCCGGAGggaaggggccggggccgggaccgggaccgggaccgtaACCGGGGCCGGTACCTGGAGCGTCTGGCCGAGTCCCCCCGCTGGCacccgctgccgccgcccccgccgcgggCTCCGGCTACGGACCtagagaggggaggaggaggagagccgCCGTCAGCCGCCGCCCGGGGCCGGCACCGCGCCGCCCCAGCGCCGGGCCCGGCCGCGccccccggccggccccgcgcccccccgcgCTCCCGGACGGGCCCGGccgcggcgggggggggcgaggaggcggcggcggcggcgggggcggcggggccggggggtgcGGCGGGGCCAGCGGCAGCCGCGCCCCGCTGCGGGCCCCCGCTCGgggccgccgccccccgcgcgCCGCGCGCccgccgggcccggggccgggccccaGCGCCGCCCCCGCGGCTGCACCTACAGCTGCCGCCTggccccgccgccgcgccgcgggCCCGCATTGTTCGGCCGCCGGAagcggccccgcgccccccgcccccggaAGCGCCTCGCGGGGCGCCCGCCCCTCGGCCCGGTCACGTGGGGCGCGGCAGCGGCGGCCCAGGCCCGGCAccgggaggaggcggcggcggcggcggcggccggggtaGGTGggggccgccccctcccctcccctcccctcccttcccgtccttctccctccccctcctccggTACCGGCGCGCCCCCTCCCGCTGCGCACGGGGCAGGGCCCGGGGCTCCGGGGgtccccgccccgctcccggaGCCGCCCCGGCCTCGCCGTGCCCCGAAcggcggaggggaggggaggggaaggtggCAACGGGGACAAAACCGGGCCGGGGGCAC from the Anas platyrhynchos isolate ZD024472 breed Pekin duck chromosome 18, IASCAAS_PekinDuck_T2T, whole genome shotgun sequence genome contains:
- the ZBTB26 gene encoding zinc finger and BTB domain-containing protein 26 → MSERSDILHFKFDNYGDSMLQKMNKLREENKFCDVVVHIDDVEVHGHKIVFAAGSPFLRDQFLLNDSRDVKISILQSSEVGRQLLLSCYSGILEFPEMELVNYLTAASFLQMSHIVERCTQALWKFIKPKQPLESKECEQQSDSSELKEHPEDEDSLPQDSPCIQPSEDSMDMEDSDIQIIKVESIGEVTEVRNKKDQNQFISSEQTALHSSEPQHFLINSTVENRASEIEQNHLHNYALSYAGSDNIVLASKDMFGPNNRGIDKGLQWHHQCPKCTRVFRHLENYANHLKMHKLFMCLLCGKTFTQKGNLHRHMRVHAGIKPFQCKICGKTFSQKCSLQDHLNLHSGDKPHKCNYCDMVFAHKPVLRKHLKQLHGKNSFDNANERNVQDITVDFDSFTCSAATDSKVCQQADASQVLDAGKLPQAVLGLRNDSTCVN